From Corallococcus soli, a single genomic window includes:
- a CDS encoding SRPBCC family protein: MEPTRIRQHVKAPRASVYRALLDARAIATWKVPQGMTAHVHAFDPREGGAFRVSLTYEAPTGAGKTTAHTDTYHGHFAKLVKDTQVVEVTEFETEDPTLRGEMTVTLTLVDADGGTDVIAVHEGLPSGVSPADNEAGWRMSLEKLAALVEAG, from the coding sequence ATGGAGCCCACCCGCATCCGCCAGCATGTGAAAGCGCCCCGCGCGAGCGTCTATCGCGCACTCCTGGACGCGCGAGCCATCGCGACGTGGAAGGTGCCGCAAGGCATGACGGCCCACGTCCATGCGTTCGACCCGCGCGAAGGGGGCGCGTTCCGCGTCTCGCTCACGTACGAAGCGCCCACCGGGGCGGGCAAGACGACCGCGCACACGGACACGTACCACGGTCACTTCGCGAAGCTCGTGAAGGACACGCAGGTGGTCGAGGTGACGGAGTTCGAGACGGAGGACCCCACGCTGCGCGGCGAGATGACGGTCACGCTCACGCTCGTGGACGCGGACGGCGGCACGGACGTCATCGCCGTGCACGAAGGACTCCCGAGCGGCGTGTCCCCCGCCGACAACGAGGCCGGCTGGCGGATGTCCCTGGAGAAGCTCGCGGCCCTCGTGGAGGCGGGTTAG